From the Entomomonas sp. E2T0 genome, one window contains:
- a CDS encoding tautomerase family protein: MPYVNIKVTGGNEAPTTEQKAELIKGVTELLARVLNKNPATTVVVIDEINQDNWGIAGESITVRRAKQN, encoded by the coding sequence ATGCCATACGTTAATATTAAGGTTACAGGTGGTAATGAAGCCCCTACTACAGAACAAAAAGCTGAATTAATTAAAGGCGTAACGGAATTACTAGCAAGAGTACTTAATAAAAATCCTGCTACTACTGTTGTCGTGATTGATGAAATTAATCAAGATAATTGGGGAATAGCTGGAGAAAGTATTACCGTTCGTCGAGCAAAACAAAATTAG
- the eutS gene encoding ethanolamine utilization microcompartment protein EutS gives MDIEKTQTRIIQEFVPGKQVTLAHLIAHPGKDLAQKIGVPDAEAIGIMTLTPSETAMIAGDFATKAANVEIGFLDRFSGALVIYGSVGAVEEALNHTIRNLGTALGYAVCTVTRS, from the coding sequence ATGGATATTGAAAAAACCCAAACGAGAATTATCCAAGAATTTGTGCCTGGTAAACAAGTCACATTGGCACATCTTATTGCTCATCCTGGAAAAGATTTAGCACAGAAGATTGGTGTACCCGATGCAGAAGCTATTGGCATTATGACCTTAACTCCCAGTGAAACAGCTATGATTGCAGGTGACTTTGCAACTAAAGCAGCCAATGTTGAAATAGGTTTTCTTGATCGTTTTAGTGGTGCTTTAGTAATTTATGGTTCAGTCGGTGCTGTAGAAGAAGCACTTAATCACACAATACGTAATCTGGGCACAGCCTTAGGTTATGCTGTCTGTACTGTAACTAGGAGCTAA
- a CDS encoding EutP/PduV family microcompartment system protein codes for MLQQRYVLVGPVGAGKTSLFNALNDDYSLAVKTQAVAFDQQGGVDTPGEFFNHPRLYRALISTTTEAEAIIYVHAANDPICRLPTGLLEVYQNKRLITVITKIDLPNVDVPAIKQMLLEHGLKEPIFEICTQDPTSVQALATFLEQDVPSKRKAQ; via the coding sequence ATGTTACAACAGCGCTACGTGTTAGTCGGCCCCGTTGGTGCAGGTAAAACATCTTTGTTTAATGCACTCAATGACGACTATAGCTTAGCTGTTAAAACTCAAGCTGTAGCTTTTGACCAACAAGGTGGTGTAGACACTCCAGGAGAGTTTTTTAATCACCCTCGCCTATATCGTGCACTGATTAGTACTACCACTGAAGCAGAAGCTATTATTTATGTCCACGCAGCAAACGATCCTATTTGTCGTCTGCCTACCGGACTACTCGAAGTTTATCAAAACAAACGCCTTATTACTGTTATTACCAAAATAGATCTACCTAATGTTGATGTACCTGCAATAAAACAAATGCTGTTAGAGCATGGCTTAAAGGAACCTATTTTTGAAATCTGCACACAAGATCCAACTAGTGTTCAAGCTTTAGCAACATTTCTTGAGCAGGATGTGCCATCTAAGAGGAAAGCGCAATGA
- the eutQ gene encoding ethanolamine utilization acetate kinase EutQ, translated as MSKQLITADNIREIKAKGQTEIEVSLTNCIITPEAKEVAEQLGIRIVDKNCPQAQAVKKPNTGNCSSSLTEAELKTIRQAIIEQLPKGAMISDALIDQLVCKAVQENKHAAAPKASNQKPSAVKLVKGNMAKLEIFEGAGIEKQVGIADMIGTADNSNMAAGYMAWENAFFPWTLNYDEINIVLEGELHICHNNEVKIAKAGDLIFIPKGSSIQFGTPTKVRFVYVSWPANWQDQ; from the coding sequence ATGAGTAAACAATTAATTACAGCTGACAATATCCGCGAGATAAAAGCTAAGGGGCAAACTGAAATTGAGGTTAGCTTAACTAATTGCATTATTACACCTGAAGCAAAAGAGGTGGCAGAACAGTTAGGTATCCGTATAGTGGATAAAAATTGTCCGCAAGCTCAAGCAGTCAAAAAACCTAATACAGGTAATTGCTCCTCCTCACTGACTGAAGCAGAGTTAAAAACTATTAGACAGGCAATTATTGAACAATTACCTAAAGGTGCCATGATTAGCGATGCACTGATAGATCAATTAGTGTGTAAAGCTGTTCAAGAGAATAAACATGCTGCTGCACCTAAAGCTTCTAACCAAAAACCTTCTGCTGTCAAGTTAGTAAAAGGCAATATGGCTAAATTAGAAATCTTTGAAGGGGCTGGTATAGAAAAGCAAGTTGGTATCGCTGATATGATCGGCACTGCTGATAACAGCAATATGGCTGCTGGTTATATGGCATGGGAAAATGCTTTCTTCCCATGGACATTAAACTACGATGAAATAAATATTGTACTTGAAGGTGAGTTACATATTTGTCACAACAATGAAGTTAAAATAGCCAAAGCGGGAGATTTAATCTTTATCCCTAAAGGTTCTTCTATTCAATTTGGCACACCTACTAAAGTTCGTTTTGTATATGTGTCATGGCCTGCTAATTGGCAAGACCAATAG
- the eutT gene encoding ethanolamine utilization cob(I)yrinic acid a,c-diamide adenosyltransferase EutT: MSNFITEDWLRANYSLSDGTEIRLPADCKLTPAARGLITDHHLVVKFHDEQGRLFVEATEDKPTNNNSTYQPKLKQVHGLTSQQGHVAAECQLCHQAVAKKPDTLTHLNAHTLVSKSDPRLAFRAKLDSCIAMAVWLQVEATAEPQRWLADIRSVLGNIMRADVLNETLTDFVIAGLDEKAIHKLSHQPLKYIGHDHIVPAVEHGRNACLLNLLRTEIRETETSAASIFIDRDLVVSRPDLMQGLNRLSSAVYVLMLLCVLHETGKEWPTTEMLLAKLGAQ; this comes from the coding sequence ATGAGTAACTTTATAACAGAAGACTGGCTAAGAGCAAACTACAGCCTAAGCGATGGCACAGAGATTCGCTTACCTGCTGATTGCAAATTAACGCCTGCTGCTCGTGGTTTGATTACTGATCATCATTTAGTAGTAAAATTTCATGATGAACAAGGACGGTTATTTGTTGAAGCAACAGAAGATAAACCAACAAATAACAACAGTACTTATCAACCTAAATTAAAACAGGTACATGGTTTAACCAGTCAACAGGGGCATGTCGCTGCTGAATGTCAGCTTTGTCATCAAGCTGTTGCGAAAAAACCAGACACACTAACTCACTTAAACGCTCACACATTAGTATCTAAATCTGATCCTCGCTTAGCTTTTAGAGCTAAGTTAGATAGTTGTATCGCAATGGCTGTTTGGTTACAAGTCGAAGCCACTGCAGAACCACAACGCTGGTTAGCAGATATTCGCTCTGTATTAGGCAATATTATGCGAGCTGATGTATTAAATGAAACCTTAACTGATTTTGTTATTGCTGGGTTAGATGAAAAAGCTATTCATAAGCTATCTCACCAACCACTTAAATATATTGGACACGATCATATTGTGCCTGCGGTAGAACATGGTCGTAATGCTTGTTTATTGAACTTATTACGTACTGAAATTCGTGAAACTGAAACCTCAGCAGCCTCTATATTTATTGATCGCGATTTGGTAGTTTCAAGACCTGATCTTATGCAAGGTTTAAATCGGCTATCCAGTGCAGTTTATGTATTAATGTTGTTATGTGTACTCCATGAAACAGGTAAAGAATGGCCTACTACAGAAATGTTACTCGCTAAATTGGGAGCACAATAA
- the pta gene encoding phosphate acetyltransferase: MNLIERCQQQAKDNPSWIVFPDAVDIRAIQAAIHIQQQQLGYPWLLANPADLRNLCEQHNLPFNQLNIIDPATSEWLPEFTAYLAQRMPDKPIEDLKKNIKDPLWFGAAMIATGKSDYCIAGNLSSTSSVLRAGLRVLGLAPNNKTLSSIMIMISPNGDQILGFADCGVVPQPTGAQLADIAISTAQSFEAITEQTARVAMLSFSTKGSAKHEAVNNVQLATDIVRERMPNLAVDGELQFDAAMVESVAKQKAPDSQVAGKANVLIFPSLEAGNIGYKIAQRLGKYEAIGPLIQGLNGSMHDLSRGCSWQDMVQVAMLATKMRAK; the protein is encoded by the coding sequence ATGAATCTTATTGAACGCTGCCAACAGCAAGCAAAAGATAATCCAAGCTGGATTGTATTTCCTGATGCAGTAGATATCAGAGCAATTCAAGCAGCTATTCATATTCAACAGCAACAGTTAGGTTATCCTTGGCTGTTAGCTAACCCTGCTGATTTACGTAATTTGTGTGAACAACATAATTTACCTTTTAATCAATTAAATATTATTGATCCAGCAACATCAGAATGGTTACCTGAGTTTACAGCCTATTTAGCACAACGTATGCCAGATAAACCAATAGAAGACCTTAAGAAAAATATCAAGGATCCGCTATGGTTTGGTGCAGCAATGATCGCTACAGGTAAAAGTGATTACTGTATTGCAGGTAACCTCTCCTCTACTTCTAGTGTATTGAGAGCTGGATTACGTGTATTGGGTTTAGCACCTAATAACAAAACATTATCTTCGATCATGATTATGATCTCTCCAAATGGAGATCAAATCCTCGGATTTGCCGACTGCGGGGTTGTTCCACAACCTACAGGGGCGCAGTTGGCAGACATTGCAATAAGTACCGCCCAAAGTTTTGAAGCAATAACAGAACAAACTGCACGTGTTGCGATGTTATCATTCTCTACTAAAGGTAGTGCTAAACATGAAGCTGTAAATAATGTGCAGCTAGCAACAGATATAGTGCGCGAACGTATGCCTAACTTAGCAGTTGATGGCGAGCTTCAATTTGATGCTGCAATGGTGGAAAGTGTTGCTAAACAAAAAGCACCTGATAGCCAAGTTGCAGGTAAAGCCAATGTGTTAATCTTCCCTTCTTTAGAAGCAGGTAACATTGGTTACAAGATTGCACAACGATTAGGTAAATACGAAGCTATTGGTCCACTTATTCAAGGATTAAATGGCTCTATGCATGACTTATCACGCGGTTGTAGTTGGCAAGATATGGTTCAAGTAGCCATGCTTGCTACAAAAATGCGTGCTAAATAA
- the eutM gene encoding ethanolamine utilization microcompartment protein EutM yields the protein MEALGIIETKGLVALIEASDAMVKAARVKLVGYKQIGGGLVTAMVRGDVAACKAATDAGAAAAQRVGGELVAVHVIPRPHSDLEDIFPIKMSAEKPLD from the coding sequence ATGGAAGCTTTAGGCATTATTGAAACCAAAGGTTTAGTGGCGTTAATCGAAGCCTCTGATGCCATGGTGAAAGCAGCTAGAGTTAAACTAGTTGGTTACAAACAAATTGGTGGTGGTTTAGTAACTGCAATGGTACGTGGTGATGTAGCAGCTTGTAAAGCGGCAACAGACGCTGGTGCAGCGGCTGCACAACGTGTTGGTGGTGAGTTAGTCGCAGTTCACGTTATCCCACGCCCACATAGCGATTTGGAAGATATTTTCCCAATCAAAATGTCTGCTGAGAAACCATTGGACTGA
- a CDS encoding EutN/CcmL family microcompartment protein, with protein sequence MKLAVVVGQVVSTVKLAGFEQERLLLVDMIDKNGLPEGERLVATDSVGAGDGEWVLVVSGSAARKTIHSINGVEAPVDASVVGIVDEAVVNGKIFYHK encoded by the coding sequence ATGAAATTAGCCGTTGTCGTAGGACAAGTTGTTAGTACCGTAAAACTTGCTGGGTTTGAGCAAGAACGCCTACTGCTTGTAGACATGATAGATAAAAACGGTTTACCAGAAGGTGAACGGCTTGTCGCTACTGATTCTGTAGGCGCAGGCGATGGTGAGTGGGTCTTGGTTGTTAGTGGTAGTGCAGCTCGTAAAACTATTCACAGTATTAATGGCGTGGAAGCACCTGTTGATGCCAGTGTGGTAGGTATTGTAGACGAAGCTGTTGTTAATGGTAAAATTTTCTACCATAAGTGA
- a CDS encoding aldehyde dehydrogenase family protein gives MDINPKEIEQVVRAVLTSMGSGQPNKPTSAASQQIAAGVFNELDDAVAAAREAQRALKTVKMRNLAIAAVRQAGEKYAKELAELAVAETGMGRVDDKTAKNLLQARETPGTECLRPEVLTGDNGLTLTENAPWGVVASVTPSTNPAATVINNSISMIAAGNSVVFAPHPAAKKVSQRAITVINEAIVAAGGPANLVVTVANPDIETAQRLFKYSGIGLLVVTGGDAVVESARKHTNKRLIAAGAGNPPAVVDETADIDRAADKIVYGASFDNNIICADEKVVIVVDSVADQLVAAMQRHNAVLLTAEQAKQLQPLLLPKIDEQGRGTVSRDWVGRDACKIAAAIGLNVPETTRLLIVETPADHPFAITEMMMPVLPIVRARNVDQAIDLAVKLEGGCHHTASMHSRNLDNLDRMANAIDTSIFVKNGPCIAGLGFGGEGWTTMTITTPTGEGVTCARTFVRLRRCVLTEHFRIV, from the coding sequence GTGGACATAAATCCTAAAGAAATTGAACAAGTGGTCAGAGCGGTACTGACTTCAATGGGTAGTGGTCAGCCTAACAAACCAACATCCGCTGCATCACAACAAATCGCCGCAGGCGTATTTAACGAATTAGATGATGCTGTTGCTGCTGCAAGAGAAGCACAACGAGCATTAAAAACTGTAAAAATGCGTAATCTTGCTATTGCTGCCGTTCGTCAAGCAGGCGAGAAATATGCAAAAGAATTAGCTGAATTAGCTGTTGCTGAAACCGGCATGGGTCGTGTTGACGACAAAACAGCTAAAAACTTATTACAAGCACGTGAAACACCTGGTACAGAATGTTTAAGGCCCGAAGTATTAACAGGTGATAATGGTCTTACTTTAACAGAAAATGCTCCTTGGGGTGTAGTGGCTTCAGTAACACCTTCTACTAACCCTGCGGCAACTGTTATCAACAACTCTATCAGCATGATTGCTGCAGGCAACAGTGTTGTTTTTGCACCCCACCCTGCTGCTAAAAAAGTATCACAACGTGCTATTACTGTTATTAATGAAGCAATTGTTGCGGCTGGTGGCCCTGCTAACTTAGTAGTTACTGTGGCTAATCCTGATATTGAAACTGCGCAACGTTTATTCAAATACTCTGGTATTGGTTTATTAGTGGTTACTGGTGGTGATGCCGTTGTAGAGTCTGCTCGTAAGCATACTAATAAACGTCTTATTGCTGCTGGTGCTGGGAACCCTCCTGCAGTTGTAGATGAAACAGCTGATATTGACAGAGCAGCTGACAAAATTGTTTATGGTGCTTCTTTTGATAACAACATTATATGTGCTGATGAAAAAGTAGTTATTGTTGTTGACTCAGTAGCTGATCAGTTAGTTGCTGCTATGCAACGCCATAATGCAGTGTTATTAACAGCAGAACAAGCTAAACAATTACAACCTTTACTACTACCTAAAATTGATGAACAAGGTAGAGGTACAGTGAGTCGTGATTGGGTAGGACGTGATGCTTGTAAAATTGCTGCTGCTATTGGTTTGAACGTTCCAGAAACTACTCGTTTACTGATTGTTGAAACACCTGCTGACCATCCTTTTGCCATTACTGAAATGATGATGCCTGTATTACCGATTGTTCGTGCTAGAAACGTTGATCAAGCAATTGATTTAGCCGTGAAGCTTGAGGGCGGTTGTCATCATACAGCATCCATGCACTCACGTAACCTAGACAACTTAGATCGTATGGCTAATGCTATCGATACCAGTATCTTTGTTAAAAACGGTCCATGTATCGCTGGCTTAGGCTTTGGTGGTGAAGGTTGGACAACAATGACAATCACTACTCCTACAGGCGAAGGTGTTACTTGTGCACGTACCTTTGTAAGGTTACGTCGTTGTGTTCTAACTGAACATTTCCGTATTGTGTAA
- the eutJ gene encoding ethanolamine utilization protein EutJ — MSQRDIDQWLNHRLQLAEKQLRESDKKPEHPLKEWFLGIDLGTCNIVSIVIDKDANPIATRLDQADVVRDGIVWDFFGAVSIVKKQLASLQEQLGVEFTKASTSFPPGTDPRISVNVLEAAGLEVTHVIDEPSAVANMLHLKSAAVVDIGGGTTGIAVIKNGKVVYSGDEATGGHHVSLTLAGNLNLPIEQAETKKKEQGTEIWPIVRPVFEKMTDIVHDHLQQYPVEEIYLSGGSCALPGVGVLFSQAFPEQKVILPTLPIFITPLAIAVCGMEDNHAD; from the coding sequence ATGTCCCAAAGAGATATCGATCAATGGTTAAATCACCGCTTACAATTAGCGGAGAAGCAACTACGTGAATCTGATAAAAAACCAGAGCACCCTCTCAAGGAGTGGTTTTTAGGTATCGATTTGGGTACTTGTAATATTGTATCAATCGTCATAGATAAAGATGCTAATCCGATAGCTACTCGCCTTGATCAGGCTGATGTAGTGCGTGATGGTATCGTTTGGGATTTCTTTGGGGCTGTATCGATTGTTAAAAAACAACTCGCTAGCCTACAGGAGCAATTGGGTGTTGAGTTTACCAAAGCTTCAACCTCTTTTCCTCCTGGGACAGACCCCAGAATCTCTGTCAATGTTTTAGAAGCAGCTGGACTTGAGGTGACTCATGTAATTGATGAGCCCTCTGCCGTTGCTAATATGTTGCACTTAAAAAGTGCGGCTGTAGTAGATATTGGTGGTGGAACCACCGGTATTGCTGTCATTAAAAATGGTAAAGTTGTCTATTCAGGTGATGAGGCCACGGGTGGTCATCATGTTTCACTGACTTTAGCAGGCAACCTTAATCTACCTATTGAACAAGCAGAAACAAAGAAAAAAGAACAAGGTACAGAAATTTGGCCTATTGTACGTCCTGTTTTTGAAAAAATGACTGATATTGTTCACGATCATCTACAGCAATATCCAGTAGAAGAGATTTATTTATCAGGTGGTTCTTGTGCACTACCTGGTGTTGGTGTGTTATTTAGCCAAGCATTTCCTGAGCAAAAAGTAATACTACCTACCTTGCCTATCTTCATTACTCCCTTAGCCATTGCCGTTTGTGGAATGGAGGATAATCATGCAGATTAA
- a CDS encoding iron-containing alcohol dehydrogenase family protein has product MQINEVSHVIYRALDLINAQSVREFTVPPQTFIGAGALARCGEAMAERDLKCVFVMVDGFLHKQGIDEGLYRSLEGANIKYEIITYAGGEPTTQIVEAAAKQLLAAQCDSVLALGGGSVLDAAKATAMLAANVDLPIENLANKAIKLKKRLPLIAIPTTAGTGSEATNIAVITDTTNDVKQVLVHPQLIPDLAIIDACLTLGVPSEITAITGIDALTHAIETYVACHATPLTKGFAYRAITLIGEALPHAVGQGNDIPARESMMLASYMAGMAFSNGGLGLCHAMAHQIGGKYHIPHGMCNAIMLPAVMRFNQLVCKKEYAEIGHALTGKQIEAEDTIKAIQQLIYDVGLCKKLGEFGGSPEDIPQLAEAAMQDICLTTNPRTVTQEQIIAVYQDALAS; this is encoded by the coding sequence ATGCAGATTAACGAAGTCAGCCATGTAATTTATCGTGCTCTTGATTTAATTAATGCCCAGTCAGTACGTGAATTTACTGTGCCACCACAAACCTTTATTGGTGCAGGTGCATTAGCACGTTGCGGCGAAGCTATGGCTGAGCGCGACCTGAAATGTGTATTTGTGATGGTTGATGGTTTCCTACACAAACAAGGCATAGATGAAGGTTTATATCGCTCTTTAGAAGGCGCCAATATTAAATATGAAATCATCACCTATGCTGGTGGTGAACCAACTACTCAAATAGTTGAAGCAGCAGCTAAACAATTGTTAGCTGCGCAATGCGATAGTGTACTTGCATTAGGCGGTGGATCTGTTTTAGATGCCGCTAAAGCGACTGCTATGTTAGCAGCTAATGTTGATTTACCTATTGAGAATTTAGCCAATAAAGCCATTAAATTAAAAAAACGTCTACCTCTGATCGCTATTCCTACTACAGCAGGAACAGGCTCAGAAGCAACTAATATTGCAGTTATTACTGATACTACAAATGATGTAAAACAAGTATTAGTTCATCCACAACTAATACCTGACTTAGCTATTATTGATGCTTGCTTAACTTTAGGTGTGCCCTCTGAAATTACTGCGATTACAGGAATTGATGCACTTACTCATGCCATTGAAACCTATGTAGCTTGTCATGCAACACCACTTACCAAAGGTTTTGCCTACAGAGCAATTACCTTAATTGGTGAAGCACTACCCCATGCAGTAGGCCAAGGTAATGATATTCCTGCTCGTGAATCAATGATGCTTGCCTCTTATATGGCAGGCATGGCTTTCTCCAATGGAGGACTTGGTCTATGCCATGCAATGGCACACCAAATTGGTGGTAAATACCATATTCCTCATGGCATGTGTAATGCCATTATGTTGCCTGCTGTTATGCGCTTCAACCAATTAGTTTGCAAGAAAGAATATGCTGAAATCGGTCATGCATTAACGGGTAAACAAATAGAAGCAGAAGACACTATTAAAGCTATACAACAGCTTATATATGACGTTGGACTTTGTAAAAAATTAGGAGAGTTTGGAGGGTCTCCTGAGGATATCCCGCAGCTTGCCGAAGCGGCTATGCAAGATATCTGTTTAACAACTAATCCTCGGACAGTAACACAAGAGCAAATAATTGCAGTTTATCAAGATGCATTAGCCTCTTAA
- the eutH gene encoding ethanolamine utilization protein EutH, protein MGINEIIVYIMMAFMIIAAFDRILNQFGGSESILSKIGLGKVGKGIDGSGSQFEEGFMAMGALGLAMVGITALAPVIATYLGPLVKPLYEAVGADPSMFAGTILACDMGGFFLAKQLATSDAAALYSGIILAAMMGPTIVFTIPVALGIIDKSDRRYLALGVLAGIVTIPVGCIAAGLIAMFSGVELDGRPATFTFVFILVNMIPVIIIAALIVLGLKLFPEKMISGFQVFAKILVGIITVGLVAAVLKFTTDWTFIPGMDPIFSTQSPAADDMRAMEVIGSIACILLGAYPMVFLITRWFGKPLMKVGGLLKMNDIAAAGMIATLANNIPMFSMMSRMDERGKIINCAFAVSAAFTLGDHLGFVAGIGVSTMIFPMIVGKLVGGITAVGVAMMIAPKTSAPMKVEEVDIVVEETSFEAEAK, encoded by the coding sequence ATGGGTATTAATGAAATTATTGTCTATATCATGATGGCCTTTATGATAATAGCAGCCTTTGATCGTATCCTTAACCAGTTTGGGGGCTCAGAATCTATTCTTAGCAAGATTGGTTTAGGGAAAGTGGGTAAAGGTATTGACGGTTCAGGTAGTCAATTTGAAGAAGGCTTTATGGCGATGGGAGCCTTAGGGTTGGCAATGGTCGGAATCACTGCTTTAGCCCCTGTTATTGCCACTTATTTAGGCCCCTTAGTTAAACCTCTGTATGAAGCTGTAGGTGCTGATCCATCAATGTTTGCTGGCACTATATTAGCTTGCGATATGGGTGGTTTCTTCCTTGCTAAACAATTAGCCACTTCAGATGCCGCAGCCTTATATTCAGGTATCATCTTAGCGGCTATGATGGGTCCAACCATTGTATTTACTATCCCTGTAGCACTTGGCATCATTGATAAATCTGACAGACGTTACCTAGCTTTAGGTGTCTTAGCAGGTATCGTCACCATCCCAGTAGGCTGTATTGCTGCTGGTTTAATAGCCATGTTCTCAGGTGTAGAACTTGATGGCCGCCCTGCAACGTTTACTTTCGTATTTATCTTAGTCAACATGATTCCAGTAATCATTATTGCAGCACTGATTGTTTTAGGTTTAAAACTATTCCCTGAAAAAATGATCTCTGGCTTCCAAGTTTTTGCAAAAATCTTAGTGGGTATCATCACTGTTGGCTTAGTAGCAGCAGTATTAAAGTTTACAACAGATTGGACCTTTATTCCTGGTATGGATCCTATTTTCAGTACTCAATCACCAGCTGCTGATGATATGCGCGCCATGGAAGTTATTGGTTCCATTGCTTGTATCTTACTAGGTGCTTACCCAATGGTATTCCTAATCACTCGCTGGTTTGGAAAGCCTTTAATGAAAGTGGGTGGCCTATTGAAAATGAATGACATTGCAGCAGCCGGTATGATCGCTACCTTAGCAAACAATATCCCAATGTTCAGTATGATGAGCAGAATGGATGAGCGTGGTAAAATTATTAACTGTGCATTTGCTGTATCTGCCGCCTTCACCTTAGGTGATCACTTAGGTTTTGTTGCAGGTATTGGTGTATCCACCATGATCTTCCCAATGATCGTAGGTAAGTTAGTCGGTGGTATTACAGCTGTTGGTGTAGCGATGATGATTGCACCTAAAACCTCTGCTCCAATGAAGGTAGAAGAAGTTGATATTGTTGTTGAAGAAACTTCTTTTGAAGCAGAAGCTAAATAA
- a CDS encoding ethanolamine ammonia-lyase reactivating factor EutA, producing MATTVIRSVGIDIGTTTTQVIFSRLELVNRAAVSQVPHYEFTKREILYESPVIFTPIDFEGRIREEELLSFILDQYRTAGVTPEEIQSGAIIITGETSKARNARPAVLKLAETLGNFVVATAGPHLESIIAGQGSGASELSRTTIGRVLNIDIGGGTANYVLFEDGEVVDSACLNIGGRLLETDQQGRVVRAHAPGKLVCQALFGNQDPLTLNRQQLVQVTELMADLLYQVTIGQPSDLAKQLLMTDALPTSGLLNALTISGGVGTCVYQPVTDDQLFKFGDIGPLLARAIAKHAGFAKLPLKAPKQTIRATVIGAGAHTLSLSGSTIWLKEVPLPIRNIPVIHTRVSGVSLNPEELLTAWQQALIQHDLSAETDSYALTLPADTPVTYQAIQLCVKALGDFSQHYPNSQPLIVIAQQDLGKVLGMLLQPHLGGRTLAVIDEVVTREGDYIDIGNPLFGGEIVPITVKSLAFPS from the coding sequence ATGGCTACCACAGTAATTCGTAGTGTAGGTATAGATATAGGTACTACCACTACTCAGGTGATCTTCTCTCGCCTAGAGTTAGTAAATCGTGCCGCTGTATCACAAGTACCTCACTACGAGTTTACTAAACGTGAAATTCTTTACGAAAGTCCTGTAATCTTTACACCTATAGATTTTGAGGGACGTATTCGTGAAGAAGAGCTATTGTCATTTATTCTAGATCAGTACCGTACTGCTGGTGTTACCCCTGAAGAAATTCAGTCTGGCGCTATCATCATCACAGGTGAAACGTCCAAAGCACGTAATGCACGCCCTGCAGTATTGAAACTAGCAGAAACACTAGGCAACTTTGTTGTAGCCACAGCAGGCCCACACTTAGAATCAATCATTGCAGGACAAGGTTCAGGAGCGAGTGAATTATCACGCACTACCATTGGTCGTGTATTAAATATTGATATCGGTGGTGGCACTGCTAACTATGTATTATTTGAAGATGGCGAGGTGGTTGACTCTGCTTGTCTTAATATTGGTGGACGTTTATTAGAAACAGATCAACAGGGTCGTGTGGTACGTGCACATGCTCCTGGTAAACTAGTCTGCCAAGCCTTGTTTGGTAATCAAGATCCACTAACACTTAATAGACAACAACTTGTACAAGTGACAGAGTTGATGGCTGATTTACTTTATCAAGTGACTATAGGACAACCTTCTGATCTAGCCAAACAACTATTAATGACAGATGCCCTCCCCACTTCAGGATTGTTAAATGCATTAACTATTTCAGGTGGTGTTGGTACTTGCGTTTATCAGCCAGTAACCGACGATCAACTATTTAAATTTGGGGACATTGGCCCATTACTAGCTCGTGCTATTGCGAAGCATGCTGGTTTCGCTAAGTTGCCTTTAAAAGCACCTAAACAAACTATTAGAGCTACTGTCATTGGAGCTGGTGCACATACCTTATCACTTTCTGGTAGTACTATTTGGTTAAAAGAAGTTCCTTTACCAATTCGTAATATTCCAGTTATTCATACCAGAGTAAGTGGTGTATCACTTAACCCAGAGGAGCTTCTTACAGCTTGGCAACAAGCATTAATACAACATGATTTATCTGCTGAAACTGACTCTTATGCTTTAACGCTCCCTGCTGATACACCTGTAACTTATCAGGCTATTCAGTTATGTGTTAAAGCACTAGGTGATTTTTCACAACATTATCCCAATTCTCAGCCACTTATCGTGATTGCTCAACAGGATCTCGGTAAAGTACTAGGGATGTTACTACAACCACACTTAGGGGGTAGAACATTGGCCGTCATTGATGAAGTAGTAACCCGAGAAGGCGATTATATTGATATTGGCAACCCATTATTTGGCGGGGAAATTGTACCAATCACCGTTAAATCATTGGCATTTCCTTCCTAA